From one Solanum lycopersicum chromosome 12, SLM_r2.1 genomic stretch:
- the LOC138340686 gene encoding uncharacterized protein — MGDNNDEGRLTDVVVAQPTVVEQNELIMQLMQQIAEMKVEMQRRQDAPPPGFGTNTADARPPVYFPSSNIDPTQNQPSTPVHNPSVIDLTTQNPQYASASYQTPSPLPNNHPQIPPYPQNTQTAPPPQNQNQTQTAFNTQAFHPHLSQNTNPQVYPQNYQTAQNVPSPSIAPPLPKRATFQVPAPAEHEVHGSELEHYEEQEREWKAKEEVKIDIKEEIKRAMKELQCIPDAVGLSYAELCIHPDLNLPEGFKIPKFDTFGGVGNPMAHLRAYCDQLVGVGRDEALLMRLFSRSLCGEALEWFTSHETRQWPSWNALAKDFIDRFAYNVEIVPDRYSLEKMKQKPTESYREFAYRWRKEAARVRPPMTEKEIVEVFVRVQEPEYYDRIILLVGAKFAEIVKVGETIEDGLKSGKIARVSASPGSSGLIRKRREEVAAVSYGGRKTPRNPSHSQDRFRPSPKSHRSNYPQSNHPNNHNTVPTYQSAQISSYQSPPSNLQNFSPIYPNYPQPYQIPSPYQNIAPNCANVQSSYRPPPSTYQVQAPLYQDPLPNYQATMPNFQASPYPRGQAPRTNTKNYQRVPPPRQSNYDTSRPRPEKRPSRNFTTLAESRTKLFERLAADGYIHPVGPKPGDVNSKFYRPDQRCAYHSNSVGHDTEDCINLKHKIQDLIDQEVVSLQSAVPNVNTNPLPNHGGDNLNMIETDEDGCGTKMITPIMHEDLERAVASLSVKERRKFVILTPAKAVALVPSKTLVKPKFVIETAVAQGMTRSGRCYTPDELALGGQKKDHAKRPISEGEAEEFWRRMQPKDYSIVKHLEKTPAQISVWALLMSSQSHRQALMKALDDTYVPSGTSSDNVAAMNHQVIRGHRISFCDDELPVEGRSHNKALHITVICRGKVVNCVLVDDGSGLNICPLTTLRQLNFDLGKLEQNQVNVRAFDGVQRDTLGAVTLTLQMGPTEFSAQFQVLDIDTSYNLLLGRPFIHVAGAVPSTLHQMMKLVWKNEELVIHGEGSRSGKQVSVIDEMPQGADFYTVELVNAANEDLALNSIPTVYKMIATVMLQNGFEPGFGLGRDSQGIIEPVPVLAQGSKYGLGYIPTDDDMKMKRRRDQELTKPIPHLYHSFPIREHAEPEDDGEGICDLFKEINAVIEEEAEPAGFRDAEPGEMLKNWTSTPILMSRTFG; from the coding sequence ATGGGAGACAACAATGACGAAGGGCGTCTTACTGACGTTGTGGTGGCTCAGCCCACTGTAGTGGAACAGAACGAATTGATCATGCAGCTGATGCAACAAATTGCTGAAATGAAAGTTGAAATGCAACGGAGACAGGATGCGCCTCCACCTGGATTTGGTACTAATACTGCTGATGCAAGACCTCCGGTCTACTTCCCTTCATCAAACATAGATCCAACTCAGAACCAGCCTTCTACACCTGTGCATAATCCGTCTGTGATTGACCTCACAACCCAAAACCCTCAATACGCTTCTGCATCTTACCAAACTCCTTCACCTCTTCCAAATAACCACCCTCAAATACCACCCTATCCTCAGAATACTCAAACTGCCCCACCgccacaaaatcaaaaccaaactcAAACTGCCTTCAATACCCAAGCATTTCATCCGCATTTGAGCCAGAACACCAATCCTCAGGTCTACCCACAAAACTACCAGACCGCCCAAAACGTTCCAAGTCCCTCTATAGCTCCACCCCTACCAAAAAGAGCCACCTTCCAAGTTCCCGCTCCTGCCGAGCACGAGGTGCACGGTTCTGAGTTGGAACACTATGAAGAACAGGAAAGAGAATGGAAGGCGAAAGAAGAAGTGAAGATCGATATAAAGGAAGAAATCAAAAGGGCTATGAAAGAGCTGCAGTGCATCCCAGACGCCGTCGGACTTAGCTACGCAGAATTGTGCATCCATCCAGATTTGAACCTTCCCGAAGGTTTTAAAATTCCGAAGTTTGACACCTTCGGAGGAGTGGGCAATCCTATGGCGCATTTGAGAGCGTATTGTGACCagctcgtgggagttggcaggGATGAGGCCTTGTTGATGCGGCTTTTCAGCCGAAGTCTGTGTGGAGAGGCCCTCGAGTGGTTTACTTCACATGAAACCAGGCAGTGGCCCAGTTGGAATGCATTGGCTAAGGACTTCATTGACCGATTCGCCTACAATGTTGAAATAGTGCCCGATCGGTATTCTTTagagaagatgaagcagaaaccAACTGAAAGCTATAGGGAATTTGCCTATAGGTGGAGGAAAGAAGCGGCGAGGGTAAGACCACCCATGACCGAGAAAGAGATTGTGGAAGTATTCGTGCGGGTACAGGAGCCTGAGTACTATGATCGGATCATATTGCTAGTCGGAGCTAAATTCGCTGAGATAGTCAAagttggtgagactatcgaagatggtCTAAAATCGGGGAAGATAGCCCGTGTATCTGCGTCGCCTGGGTCTTCAGGATTGATAAGAAAGAGAAGAGAGGAAGTTGCCGCTGTCTCGTATGGGGGAAGAAAAACCCCTAGAAACCCGTCACATTCCCAAGATCGTTTCAGGCCTTCCCCAAAGTCCCACCGATCCAACTACCCACAATCCAATCATCCTAATAACCACAATACTGTCCCCACCTATCAGAGTGCTCAAATTTCGTCGTACCAAAGTCCACCCTCTAATCTCCAAAATTTTTCTCCCATATACCCAAATTACCCTCAACCATACCAGATCCCATCCCCTTATCAGAATATTGCTCCCAACTGTGCCAACGTACAGTCGAGCTACCGACCACCTCCGTCCACttatcaagtccaagctccaTTATACCAGGACCCCCTCCCGAATTACCAAGCTACAATGCCAAATTTCCAGGCAAGCCCTTATCCCCGGGGCCAAGCTCCTCGTACAAATACCAAAAATTATCAGCGGGTGCCTCCCCCTCGGCAAAGCAATTATGATACTTCCCGTCCGAGACCTGAAAAAAGGCCTTCAAGGAACTTTACCACACTTGCTGAAAGCCGGACCAAACTATTTGAGAGGCTAGCCGCAGAtggatacatccaccctgtgggGCCCAAACCCGGGGATGTCAACTCAAAGTTCTACAGGCCAGATCAAAggtgtgcttatcattccaacagtgttggacatgacACGGAAGATTgcatcaacctcaagcacaaaATCCAAGACCTGATCGATCAAGAGGTAGTTTCTCTTCAATCGGCGGTGCCAAACGTCAACACAAATCCGTTGCCGAATCATGGAGGTGACAACCTTAATATGATTGAAACGGATGAAGACGGGTGTGGAACAAAGATGATTACCCCTATTATGCATGAGGACTTGGAAAGGGCTGTCGCTTCTTTAAGCGTCAAAGAAAGGAGGAAGTTTGTTATTCTGACACCTGCAAAggctgttgccttggtgcctTCGAAAACCCTCGTTAAGCCCAAATTTGTCATTGAAACTGCCGTGGCCCAAGGCATGACCAGGTCCGGAAGGTGCTACACTCCTgatgagcttgctctcggaggacaGAAGAAGGACCATGCTAAGAGGCCGATAAGCGAGGGGGAAGCAGAAGAATTCTGGAGAAGGATGCAACCGAAGGACTATTCCATCgtcaaacatttagagaagaCTCCGGCTCAGATCTCCGTGTGGGCCCTGCTGATGAGCTCTCAGTCCCACAGGCAGGCCTTAATGAAAGCTCTTGATGATACATACGTACCCTCAGGTACAAGTAGTGATAACGTGGCTGCTATGAATCATCAAGTCATTCGGGGGCACCGGATCAGCTTTTGTGACGATGAGTTGCCAGTCGAAGGAAGATCCCACAACAAAGCGCTACACATTACCGTGATATGTCGTGGAAAGGTTGTCAACTGTGTTTTGGTAGATGATGGGTCCGGTTTGAATATTTGCCCATTGACGACATTGAGGCAACTAAATTTTGACCTTGGGAAACTGGAGCAGAATCAGGTCAATGTAAGGGCATTTGATGGTGTGCAAAGAGACACCTTAGGGGCTGTGactttgacccttcaaatgggcccCACAGAGTTCAGTGCGCAATTCCAAGTATTGGACATAGACACTAGCTAcaaccttcttttgggaaggccgTTTATCCACGTGGCTGGAGCCGTCCCCTCTACTCTCCATCAGATGATGAAACTTGTgtggaaaaatgaagagttagtGATTCACGGCGAGGGAAGTCGCTCGGGCAAGCAGGTGTCGGTCATTGATGAGATGCCGCAAGGCGCAGACTTTTACACGGTGGAGCTGGTGAATGCCGCCAACGAAGATTTGGCCCTCAACTCCATTCCAACCGTGTACAAAATGATAGCCACGGTGATGCTGCAAAATGGGTTCGAGCCAGGTTTCGGATTGGGAAGAGATTCCCAAGGAATTATTGAGCCTGTTCCGGTCCTTGCTCAGGGATCaaagtatggtttggggtacatccccacagatgatgatatgaagatgaagaggagaAGGGATCAAGAGTTGACTAAGCCGATCCCGCATCTCTATCACTCCTTTCCAATTCGGGAGCATGCCGAGCCTGAAGACgacggggaaggaatctgtgacctGTTCAAGGAGATCAATGCCGTCATAGAGGAAGAGGCCGAGCCAGCTGGCTTTCGCGATGCTGAACCGGGGGAGATGCTGAAGAATTGGACGTCCACACCAATCCTGATGTCCCGGACTTTTGGGTAG
- the LOC101249047 gene encoding uncharacterized protein, whose protein sequence is MEEGGLSQSGEEPKSWDELYNVNLMPSEIFLKFRKEIEGYRVGVNLEFYNAPYNEYLAKLVLKPLAPERRWKFIYEPLNHEVRLLSKKIPVTKFLNLQVGVGHSFKLQATGWKWKLTSCFGGDGISSIRNKTSLGLCPGVDFRFGWKADYVFPEVTGALGTGEPLFNMNSGRLQASLDRVEAIFSQ, encoded by the exons ATGGAGGAGGGCGGTTTGAGTCAAAGTGGAGAAGAACCTAAATCATGGGATGAGCTTTACAATGTCAATCTGATGCCTTCGGAGATTTTTCTCAAGTTCAGAAAAGAAATTGAGGGCTATCGAGTTGGTGTTAACTTGGAG TTTTACAATGCCCCATACAATGAATATCTGGCTAAGTTGGTCTTAAAACCTTTAGCCCCTGAGCGGAGATGGAAGTTCATATATGAGCCTTTGAATCATGAAGTCCGCCTTCTTTCCAAGAAGATCCCGGTGacaaaatttctaaatcttcag GTTGGTGTAGGCCATAGCTTTAAGTTGCAGGCAACAGGTTGGAAATGGAAGCTCACGTCTTGTTTCGGCGGAGATGGTATCTCCAGCATCCGGAATAAAACATCGCTTGGATTATGTCCTGGTGTGGATTTCCGTTTTGGATGGAAAGCAGATTATGTATTTCCAGAAGTTACTGG GGCTTTAGGCACTGGTGAACCGTTGTTCAATATGAATTCTGGACGACTACAAGCGTCACTGGATAGAGTGGAGGCCATCTTTTCCCAATAA